The following is a genomic window from Pseudomonas promysalinigenes.
CACGAATGGCTGCGCTGCACGTGGCGACTGCTGATGGATGTAACGCGCAAGCACTTCCTTGCCGGTACCTGACTCACCACATATCAGCACGGTCGAATCGCTGCGAGCTACCCGTGCTGCCAGCTCCAACAGCTGCAGGCTGGCGGGTTCGCACGCTACCGGCCCCTCATCGTCGGCCACCGTCAAACGCCCGGCGGCGTGGCGTTCGACCAGGCTCAGCAAGGCCTGTGGCTCGAACGGCTTGACCAGATAATCCACGGCCCCTTGGCGCATGGCCTCCACGGCCCGCTCCACAGCGGCGTGGGCGGTCATCAGCAACACTGGTAATTGAGGATGATGACGGCGCAGCTGCACCAGCAATTGATGGCCGTCCATACCCGGCATGTTCACGTCACTGACCACTAGGCTGTAAACCTCACCGGCCACCGCCTCCAGCGCCTGCTCGGCGCTGCCCACTGCATCGAAGGCGAAGCCACCGATTTCCAGGGTATCGCCCAGGGCCTGGCGCAATACGCGGTCATCCTCGACCAGCAGCACCTTGATCGCCATTACATAACCTCCGTTGCCTGCCCGTCGATCAACGGCAATTCAACCTTCACACAGGTGCCACGCCCAACCTTGGAGCGCAGGTGCAATGAACCTTGATGGGCACGCACAACGGCCTTGACCACCGCCAGCCCAAGCCCGGTTCCGGTGGCCTTGGTGGTCAGGAATGGCTCGCCCAAGCGCCCCAGCAGCTCGGCATCGATGCCACTGCCGGCATCGCTGATGCTCAAATGCAAGGTGCGCTCGCGGCGGAACAGGTGCACCTTGAGCCGGGCCGGGTTGTCGCTGGCTTGCAGTGCGTTTTCGATCAGATTGAGCAAAGCGCCCACCAGGGTGTCGCGGTTGCACAGCAACTCCCCCAGGTGGCTATCGCACTGCCAGCGCACGGCATGACCCTGCACATGAGGCTGAGCCGCTTGCTGCAGGGCCTGGAACAGAGCCTTGGGGGTCAACCTATCGCCCAGCGGCAGTTCACCACGGGCAAACACCAGCATGTCGCGCACCTGGTGTTCCAATTCGTGCAGCCGCTCCTTGAGGCTGCCAGCAAAGCGCTGGCGGGTTTCTGGCGCGAGCTCGCGCTCGCCATCGGCCAGGTGGCTGGCATAGAGCATGGCCGCCGACAGCGGCGTGCGAATCTGGTGCGCCAGCGAAGCAACCATACGCCCCAGGGAAGACAGGCGCTCGTGCCGGGCCAGTTGGTCTTGCAGGCGGCGGGTTTCAGTGAGGTCGTTGAGCAACACCAGTTGGCCCGGCTCGGCGTCCAGCGAGCGGGTGGCGATAGACAGGCGGCGGCCATCGCGCAGCGAGACCTCGTGGCCATCGTCCTTGCGCGGGGCGAAGCTGCGCGCAATCACCTGGCGCCACAACTGACCGACCACAGGCTCACCCAGCATTTGGCAGGCCGCCGGGTTGGCCTCTCGCACCCTGCCTTGGTCATCGATCACGATCACCCCACCTGGCAGCAGGTCGAGCAGATTTTGCAGGCGGTTGGCCAGGCGCTCCTTTTCGTTCAGCTCGGCTATGCGCTGTGCACCGACGACCGCCAACTCGCCTTTGAGCTCACTGACCCGGGCTTCGAGCATGCCGTAAGACTGGTTGAGCTGGCTGGATACCTGATTGAACAGGGCAAATGCCTGCTCAAGGCCTTGTCGACTCTCCTGCTCGACCGGGGTACTCGACTGCTGATCGGGGGCTCGGGAAAAGTGGGCGGCCTGGGGCATCTTGCTCTCTCGCGTGGCTGACCGTCATAAAAACGGTGTGATGCCAGGGTTGTAGCAATAGCCGTGCCGGGGATGGGGGAATGCTCGGGGGTGAATCGTGCGAGGGTGAATCGTTCGAGGACTGTGGTGTGGCGTAGATCGAGCGCCGCCCGCGCGGCGCATCGCGAGCTGCGCTCGCTCCTACGTTTGTTTCGGGCCAATTGATCCTGCGGGATTTGCGCGCGGACGCCTTGGTGCATGGCGCGAGATAGCGTCGTATGAACCAGGCGGTCGCGCGCGCCTGTCACAGGCGTCACTGGCCGAAAACAAACGTAGGAGCGAGCGTAGCTCGCGATGCGCCGCGCGGGCGGCGCTCGATCTGCGCCCCAACATCAACCTCAAGGCATACACCCCAAAGGCTCAATCACTCTTCCGCCTGATCCTCACCACCCTGTCGGCTCATCCCGTACTTACGCATTTTCTCGACCAAAGTGGTCCGACGAATCCGCAACCGTTCGGCCGCGCGCGCAACGATGCCATTGGCATCGTCCAAAGCCTGCTGGATAAGCCCCTGTTCCAGGCTGCCAAGGTAGTCCTTCAGATCCAGACCCTCAGGCGGCAACATCGCATGATTGCTGAAATTCGGCGTATGGCCATTGATCGCCACCCGCTCCTCCAGATCGCTGCGCAGGCTATCGACCAGTTGCTCGTCCTCGTCATCGACATAACGGAATTTCTTCGGCAACTCCGATACCCCGATAACCCCGTACGGGTGCATGATAGCCATGCGCTCTACCAGGTTGGCCAGCTCGCGGACGTTCCCCGGCCAGCCGTGGCGGCAGAGCGACATGATCGAGGCCGAGTTGAAGCGGATCGAACCGCGCTTCTCGTGCTCCATGCGCGAAATCAGCTCGTTCATCAACAGCGGAATATCTTCCACTCGCTCGCGCAGTGGCGCCATTTCGATCGGGAAGACATTGAGCCGGTAGTACAGGTCTTCGCGGAAAGTGCCATCCTCGATCATGGTTTCGAGGTTCTTGTGAGTCGCGGCGATGATCCGCACATCGATGCTTTGGGTCTTGTTGCTGCCCACTCGCTCGAAGGTGCGCTCCTGCAGCACCCTCAGCAACTTGACCTGCATAGGCAATGGCATGTCGCCAATTTCGTCGAGGAACAGTGTGCCGCCGTTGGCCAGCTCGAAACGCCCGGCACGGCTGGTGATGGCACCCGTGAACGCGCCCTTCTCGTGACCGAACAGCTCGCTCTCCAGCAACTCAGCCGGGATCGCGCCGCAGTTGACCGGCACGAACGGTGCTTCGCGGCGTTTGGAATGGTAGTGCAGGTTGCGCGCCACCACTTCCTTGCCGGTACCGGACTCGCCAAGGATCAGCACGCTGGCATCGGTATCGGCGACCTGCTGCATCATCTGGCGCACATGCTGGATGGCACGGCTGGTGCCGACCAGGCTACGGAACAGGTTCGGCTCACGCTGGCGTCCGCGCTCGCGGGCCTGGTCATACATCTCGCGATAGACCTGGGCACGGTGCAGCGAGTCGAGCAGCTGACTGTAGCTCGGCGGCATCTCGAGGTTGGAAAGTACCCGGCGGCGCAGTTCTTCCGGAAACTCCGCAGAAGAATTTTCACCGATCAGCA
Proteins encoded in this region:
- a CDS encoding sensor histidine kinase, which translates into the protein MPQAAHFSRAPDQQSSTPVEQESRQGLEQAFALFNQVSSQLNQSYGMLEARVSELKGELAVVGAQRIAELNEKERLANRLQNLLDLLPGGVIVIDDQGRVREANPAACQMLGEPVVGQLWRQVIARSFAPRKDDGHEVSLRDGRRLSIATRSLDAEPGQLVLLNDLTETRRLQDQLARHERLSSLGRMVASLAHQIRTPLSAAMLYASHLADGERELAPETRQRFAGSLKERLHELEHQVRDMLVFARGELPLGDRLTPKALFQALQQAAQPHVQGHAVRWQCDSHLGELLCNRDTLVGALLNLIENALQASDNPARLKVHLFRRERTLHLSISDAGSGIDAELLGRLGEPFLTTKATGTGLGLAVVKAVVRAHQGSLHLRSKVGRGTCVKVELPLIDGQATEVM
- the fleQ gene encoding transcriptional regulator FleQ, with the protein product MWRETKILLIDDDSARRRDLAVVLNFLGEDNLPCSSQDWQQVVGDLSSSREVLCVLIGTVSAPGSVLGLLKTVAGWDEFLPVLLIGENSSAEFPEELRRRVLSNLEMPPSYSQLLDSLHRAQVYREMYDQARERGRQREPNLFRSLVGTSRAIQHVRQMMQQVADTDASVLILGESGTGKEVVARNLHYHSKRREAPFVPVNCGAIPAELLESELFGHEKGAFTGAITSRAGRFELANGGTLFLDEIGDMPLPMQVKLLRVLQERTFERVGSNKTQSIDVRIIAATHKNLETMIEDGTFREDLYYRLNVFPIEMAPLRERVEDIPLLMNELISRMEHEKRGSIRFNSASIMSLCRHGWPGNVRELANLVERMAIMHPYGVIGVSELPKKFRYVDDEDEQLVDSLRSDLEERVAINGHTPNFSNHAMLPPEGLDLKDYLGSLEQGLIQQALDDANGIVARAAERLRIRRTTLVEKMRKYGMSRQGGEDQAEE